In Timaviella obliquedivisa GSE-PSE-MK23-08B, the sequence ATATGCCCTGCGCGATCGTCTAGCGCCTCTTCAGCGCCGCTGTAAATTGCCGTTTTTCCTGTAAAGATGCAGACTCCATCGGGCGCAATAGGCACCTTAAATGACACAGAATCGAGGCTTTCGAGCAGTAGTGGCGTTTCTAGTTGGTAATTCTGAGCATCTAATAAGCGGTAGGGACGACGGGCACGAATTTCAATTTGCCCAAATCCTACTTCCACCAAATGCTGAGTGTATTGCTCATACGTTAATGCCCCGGATAAGCACATGGCTCGCAGTCGTTGATCTTGCTGAAGGTGGGAGGGAATGGGGCGAGTGGCGATCGGGTCACTCATAATCAGCCGACCATTAGGTTTAAGAACTCGATATGCCTCCTGGAGCGCTCGTACCAAGTCTGTAGGCTCAAAGATATTAAACAAACAGTTTTGTGCGACCACATCGACTGATTCATCGGCAACCGGCAGAGAAAAAGCATCGCCACTGCGAATTTCAACAAAGCTCGGCTCAAACCAATCATTCTCCTGTGCTGCTGCCGCTAAGTTACGGGCTGCCGCCGATCGCATCCTTGCCACCGGATCGATCGCCACTACGCCCCCCGGTCGCCGCGAAAAATAGGCAAACTGAAGCGCCTCCAACCCTCCCCCCACTCCTACATACAGCACGGTCGGTTCTCCCGAAAGCTCTGCGGCATGAACCGTTGTGCCACACCCGTAGTTCATTTGCTGCATCAGTTCGGGCACGTTTAGCCCAGGAAATTGCAGGGGCGTACTTTGAACACAACAAAGCCCAATTTGCGGGGTTTCTGCAACTTCACCATAAAATTGAGCAGCAGTTTCGAGATAACTCATAGAGAATTCCTACATGCAATAATCCTGAACACAATAATTCTAACGGGACTGAACGAGCCAAACTTGAGCAATTAAATCCTCGTTAAAAGCTGTTTAACCAGTATTTGCTGAAAGATTCTTGAACTGGGCACTTAATCAACTGCCACAAGCGATGGCACGTAACATTCCATCCAAGGGTCTACTAAGGAAAGAGAGGAGGAAATGCCCTATGGAACTGACCAAACACTTTGCTGCTGCCCTAACCGCTGGATTCGTTACCACTGGACTGCTGGTTTGTAGCGCCGTGCAAGCCAAAGCTGAATTCAAAGCTCTAAGTTTAGCCCCAGGCTTTTCCCCTAACCCTGAAGTTATTAGTGGGCGATCGGGCGGTACACGCTCAACGCCAGACTGCGGCTACGTCAAGGCTGCTAGCGCTCCTGATTATGTAGTGACACTCACTAAGCCCTTCACTTCCCTGAGGGCATCGGTGCAGGCATCAGGTGATGTGACGATGTTAATTGAAGGGCCCAACGGTCGGGTTTGCTCTGATGACGTTAACGGCTTAATGCCCGAGGTTTCTGGCTCTGCCCTGGCAGGCACCTACCGCGTTTGGATTGGCGATTATGTGGGTAAGGCAGACAGCGGCTTTAGCTATCAATTAACCCTACGTGAAGATAGCTAACAGTTCGCAAGTCATCTTTATTTTATCGTTCGACTATGCAACGGATCAAGCAGGAGTTTCAGCTACAGTACAAGCATCCTAACGGACAACTTTATCAGGGAGACGCGATCGCCTGGCTAACATCTTTAGAAAATGAGAGCGTCGACCTGATTTTTGCTGATCCTCCTTACAACCTTAATAAAGCTGAGTGGGATAGTTTTGACAGCCAGGAAGACTATGTAAGCTGGTCGCTGCAATGGATACATCAGGCTGCGCGGGTGCTGAAGCCGACGGGTTCGCTGTACGTATGCGGCTTTTCAGAAATATTGGCAGATTTGAAGCATCCTGCCTCGCAGTATTTTAAGGGATGCCGCTGGCTAGTGTGGCATTACAAAAATAAGGCGAACTTAGGGAACGATTGGGGGCGATCGCACGAGAGCATTATTCATTTTCGTAAGTCTGTGGCGGTCAAACTCAATCTTGACGATGTTCGGATTCCCTATGGCACCCATACCCTCAAATATCCTTCTCATCCCCAAGCCGACAGTAGCATTTATAGCAATAGTAAAGACGGCAATGGCAAACCGCGCGATCGTTGGCTGCCTCACCCTAAGGGCGCAAAACCCAAAGACGTGATCGACATTCCCACGACCTGTAATGGCATGGGCGAGACTACTCCCCACCCTACTCAAAAACCCGAAGAACTGATTAGAAAGTTTGTGCTGGCATCCTCTCAACCCGGAGACTGGGTGATTGATCCGTTTTCGGGGTCAGGCACAACGGTTGTAGTGGCAGAGCAGTTGGGGCGGAGGTGGATGGGTTGCGATTTGAGTACAGAATATCATCAATGGGCGATCGCCCGTCTTGAGAGTGTTCGTCGCCTGACTCCAGAAGAATGGATTGCCTTCGATCGCAACAATGCTCAGCGGCGAGGAGCGATTCGCTCCTGATCTCTTTGTGAAGCACAAAGGCTTAAACCCAATGTCTAAAACCGTCCTGATTACCTCGTTTGCAACCTGGAAGAGTAATCAACGCACCAATTCTTCTGATGAGCTACTGGAAGAAGTTTTGCAAACCTCTAACCTGCCGCCCTCGGTCTATTGGCTCAGACAATTGCCTGTTAATACGCCTGTTGCCAAGGACATTGCGATCGCTCAAGTTATTCGGCTTCAGCCCCAAATAATGCTCTGCTGCGGCATGGCGGAATTACGAGAAAAACTGAGCTTGGAGGTGCGGGCTGTGGTAAGTAATCAAGTTCTTCAAACTTCAATTCACTTAACAGAACTTATGAAGGACTTATCCCACAGTGAAATTAGTTTTGATGCAGGTCGATTCGTTTGCAATAGTTTTTATTATTCCATGATGAATTATTTCAGAATGAATGATTCGATCAAAGAGTCAATCAGCAGATCTTCAGTCAGTGATTCACAAAATACTAATTCACAGTGTGCTTGTCTGTTTATTCACGTTCCCATTTTGACAACCCTGAACCGATCGCAAATTTTGATGGATTTTTGCAAAATCTTGAATAAATGTGTGTTTTAATTGGCAGACGTTTAAAATACCTCTTATCTCAAAGCTTGACCAATTTACGATGAAGTGGCAATATTCAGCCTATGTTTACAACTCGCCGTCGCTCCATTCGTTCTAGCAGTTGGTCGCGTAAAAAGACCCGTCGTTTTCCTCGCCCCCTTCCCCTACTAGCTATGGCAGTAGGCGTGTTGCTGGGGTCTGAGCTACTGCTAAGGGCGATCGCCAACTTATCAGGCTTAAATGGGCAATTCGCCCAGGCTGCTAACGAACTTGCCCAAGCTTATCAACTGCAATTTCTCAGCCCCGATGGACAGGCTTACAAAACCCTGCCCAGTTCCGGCAAGCTTCTAGCCAACCGCGATCCGTTGATGGGCTACCAGCTACAGCCTAAGCAATCAACTCAATTTTGGACTGTCAATGCTCAAGGCTTCCGCGATGTAGAAGACGTGCCTCGGCAAAAACCCAGCAATGAAACTCGAATTTTTGTGCTGGGAGGTTCAACTGCCTTTGGTCAGCTTAGCTCTAGCAATCAGGCGATGTTTACCCATCAACTAGAGCAACGCCTGAATAAGCAGGTGGCAGCCCAGCGCGCCAAACCTAACGCTTACCAGCCTGAGTTTTTACCTTACACCGCTGATGAAGTCGAAAAAGTGCTTCAGCGTGCCACCCGTCTGCCCGATCGCCAATATCGGGTGATCAATGCTGCGGTTCCGGGCTACGCTTCAGGTAACATCGCACAACTCATGGAGCGGGTTGCCGACTATAGCCCCGATGTCGTGATTGTACTGGGGGGCTATGATGATTTGCTTTTACCTAGCGCTCGGAGCGCCGTAGAAATTCCTGGCTTAGACGATATTCTGGCAGGCAAAGGTGAAAACTGGGGCGCTCAGTTTATGAATGCAATGGGCAACGGCTTCAATAACTTGTATTTGGTGCGGGCACCACAGGCATTTCAAAAAGCGGATAAAGTTGACCCGCATGTCGTGCGATCGCTCAACATCGCGGCTACGCCTTTGCCCGTTGCCCAAAGCCTTGCCGCTAATCCTTCCGAGCTAGATTTGCGCGTTGCCCATTACCGCAACCACTTACAGCAAATGGTGCGTTGGAGTGCGGCAGCTAAAAAGCCTTTGTTTATTGGCATTCAGCCCGAAGTCACCGGGTATGGCAAAACTCAACCTACTGCTGAAGAGGTCGAAATTCTTAACCAATTGGGCAAGAACTATCAGGAGCAGGTTCGCACGGGCTACGACAAGTTGGCGACCGTGGCGGCAGAAGCGGCACAGGGCTCGGCGCAAGCTAAAGTCATGAATCTTTATGGCATGTTTGGTGAAACGGGTAAGGGTGGCATGTTCTTGAATGCTACAAATTTGACCGACTCAGGAAATGCGATTTTGGCAGAGCGCTTTTATCGGGCGATCGCCACAGATTTAGCCATTAAGCCCAAGCCTTTTGCCACTAGTGAATAACATTCCTGCCTATCGTTGATAATGCTCGTATGGTTTCTCACCCCACGAGCCGAATGTTTATCCTGCCTTTTCTTGTCCAAGTTCCGCCTAGCCCCGTTCCCCAGGCGGCACCCCCGCCTGCGACAGAAATTGTTCAACCTCAAGAAGTGCGAGCATTGCCAGGACAGCTTGACCGCATTCCTGTTTTCAATAGCAACAGTCCTGAACTGGTTCAAACCGAGGGAATTCTGCTCTCGACTTTTCCACCCCGCGGCAAACAGCAGCCTGCTGCCCACCTCAATTTTCCTTTTAACGGGGTCTTTGACCTCTTTGCTCACCATGTTTTCAAGGCGATCGACCCTGATTTTAGCAGCCTTTATCTAGGCATTATTGTCTACAATCCAGGCGATCGCCCTGTTACGCTCAGTTTGCTTCAAGCTGCCAGCTACCTCAGCCAACCCGATGCGCCTTTTATTCCACTAGCTGCCCAAATCGATAATTCTCAGGGTGACGTTTACGCTGGGCCCGGCAGCCGAGCCATGAGCGATGTTTTGCGCGGCAGACGGCAAGATATTTTCCCAGCCAAACTGACGATCGCGCCTCAGTCGTACCAGATGTTAATGAACTTTCCCATCCCTGTTGCCAGCCTCGATCCACCGCTGAATGGTCGGTCTACCCTCTTGCGTTTACAAAGTGATGGACAGGTTCATTTGGCAAGTTTGGCGCTCCTGGCACGCAAAAACGCAGACGGCAGCGATCGATCGCCCACCCTAGAAGAATGGCAATCGCTTCTTGAAAACGGCGGCTTATCAAGTGGTCGCGATCGCGTGCCCACTCCCCTTGACCAGGCTGCCACCCGTCCCATCATTTACGGGCGCGTTGCAGGGGTTGCCCAGGGCGCTCGATGGCAAGCCCAAGTCACGGACAGTCCTACTGCAACGAGACTGACCATCCCTGCTGCTGGAAAAGCCTTTTCTTATGGGCTCAGTACTCTCATGGGCGGCAGGCTGGGCACCGAGCAAGTCCAAAGCGCCCCCATGCTCGTGCGATATCCCGACACGGCATATCAGGCGCACGGTAACTACGGCATTGAGTACAATCTGGCGCTACCGTTGCACAATTCCACCCAGCAAGCCCAGACTGTGACTGTTGCCCTGCAAACTCCCATTAAAGAAGACGAACTGAGTACGGATGGGCTGCGTTTTTTTGATCCGTTGCCGACCTCAACCTTCTTTCGGGGCACGGTGCGAGTTAGCTATCGAGATGACCAGGGGTTGCCCCGTACTCGCTATGTCCATTTGGTGCAGCGGCGAGGTCAGCCTGGAGAGGCGTTGGTGACGCTGAAAATGGCAGGGGGCGATCGCCGCCTCGTTCAATTCAGGCTGATGTATCCACCCGATGCTACGCCGCCTCAAGTATTAACAGTCCGTACCCTCGCCGAATAGCGCTGTCACGCTCCATTCTTTTAGCCTCTATTTAGCCATCTATCCGAGTCGTTGCCCTATGAACCTGCCTACCTGGATTACTGTTTCTCGCCTCCTCGGGGTGCCCTTCCTCCTCTACTTCTTGCATCAGCCAACGCCTCAAAGCCGCTGGATCAGCCTGGTAATTTTTGTGGTTGCGGCGGGCACCGACTGGCTAGATGGATACTTAGCTCGACGATTGAACCAGGTAACCGACCTGGGCAAGTTTCTAGACCCGTTGGTAGATAAGCTGCTGGTGTTAGCGCCGTTGCTCATGTTAATTGAATTAGGGCAGATTCCGGCTTGGGGTGTCTTTTTAATTTTGGGACGCGAGTTGGCGATCGCCGGATGGCGCGTTAATCAAACCACAATTTCGGGAGCCAACATTTGGGGCAAGCTCAAAACCGTTAGCCAAATTGCCGCGATCGCACTCTTAATTGCGCCGCTGCCGACCGTTTGGCGATCGCCCTCCCTTCTAGCTTTTTGGCTATCTGTAGCTCTAACCTTAATATCGGGCGGCATTTATTTAATTCCCCAAAGCGAAAGATCCTCCTAAAACGCTTGAGATCTCCTAACTTTCAGTTCCTTTAAACCGCTTTCCTCAACCTCACGCTCTCCACCTAGCCCGCTTGCAGTCACCACTCGGAAAATACCGAAGTCTGCAAGCGGGCTTCATATTGCTTTTATATAAAGGTGCTGAAATCACCGATCTCAACGATAAAAACCATACATTACTTTTAAGTAAGTAAAGTTCCTGTATAGCTCATATCAATTGCAGATGAAGATGCAGTCAAGAGCTATTGCTCATAAAGCTCAACCTATTCAAGCATTACCACCTCTCTCGGAATAGTGATTCACGCAGGCAATTTTGCATAAATTGCCATTTTCTAGCGAACTATTCCTTTGGCTAAAGTGATTTTTTTTACTCAACAGCGATCGCAGTGCCATACGCCTGCAATTTTCTGCTGCTCACAAATCCTTAGAGAATTGCACATCATGGTTACAAACAACGTTCAAGAATTCGTTCAAGAAAAAATTCAAGAGATCGTTCAAGAACCTGTTTCAGGACGTTCTTTAGGCATTGGTTTAAATGGCATTTCTGACTTCTCAACCGAGCTTCCGTTTATCGATATTTTTCAATCTTCTCGCGTTTGGTTTCCCCAAAGCGAAGCCAAATGGGATTCAGGAGAAACCCTAGATCTGGACTCATCAGGCTGGGTGCGATCTCTACCCAGCAACAGCGTTGCCAGCACGCTGATGATGCGCGACATGCCCAACATCTATCGCCCAGGGCGTTACGTTGTTTCCTACGAAGGTACAGGCACGATTGAATATGGATTCGATGCTAAAAAAATAGACAGTGAATCTCTCAT encodes:
- the pgsA gene encoding CDP-diacylglycerol--glycerol-3-phosphate 3-phosphatidyltransferase yields the protein MNLPTWITVSRLLGVPFLLYFLHQPTPQSRWISLVIFVVAAGTDWLDGYLARRLNQVTDLGKFLDPLVDKLLVLAPLLMLIELGQIPAWGVFLILGRELAIAGWRVNQTTISGANIWGKLKTVSQIAAIALLIAPLPTVWRSPSLLAFWLSVALTLISGGIYLIPQSERSS
- the arsM gene encoding arsenosugar biosynthesis arsenite methyltransferase ArsM — translated: MSYLETAAQFYGEVAETPQIGLCCVQSTPLQFPGLNVPELMQQMNYGCGTTVHAAELSGEPTVLYVGVGGGLEALQFAYFSRRPGGVVAIDPVARMRSAAARNLAAAAQENDWFEPSFVEIRSGDAFSLPVADESVDVVAQNCLFNIFEPTDLVRALQEAYRVLKPNGRLIMSDPIATRPIPSHLQQDQRLRAMCLSGALTYEQYTQHLVEVGFGQIEIRARRPYRLLDAQNYQLETPLLLESLDSVSFKVPIAPDGVCIFTGKTAIYSGAEEALDDRAGHIMLRGIPLAVCDKTAKKLSVGFPAEIMVTDSTWHYDGGGCC
- a CDS encoding site-specific DNA-methyltransferase, translating into MQRIKQEFQLQYKHPNGQLYQGDAIAWLTSLENESVDLIFADPPYNLNKAEWDSFDSQEDYVSWSLQWIHQAARVLKPTGSLYVCGFSEILADLKHPASQYFKGCRWLVWHYKNKANLGNDWGRSHESIIHFRKSVAVKLNLDDVRIPYGTHTLKYPSHPQADSSIYSNSKDGNGKPRDRWLPHPKGAKPKDVIDIPTTCNGMGETTPHPTQKPEELIRKFVLASSQPGDWVIDPFSGSGTTVVVAEQLGRRWMGCDLSTEYHQWAIARLESVRRLTPEEWIAFDRNNAQRRGAIRS
- a CDS encoding SGNH/GDSL hydrolase family protein gives rise to the protein MFTTRRRSIRSSSWSRKKTRRFPRPLPLLAMAVGVLLGSELLLRAIANLSGLNGQFAQAANELAQAYQLQFLSPDGQAYKTLPSSGKLLANRDPLMGYQLQPKQSTQFWTVNAQGFRDVEDVPRQKPSNETRIFVLGGSTAFGQLSSSNQAMFTHQLEQRLNKQVAAQRAKPNAYQPEFLPYTADEVEKVLQRATRLPDRQYRVINAAVPGYASGNIAQLMERVADYSPDVVIVLGGYDDLLLPSARSAVEIPGLDDILAGKGENWGAQFMNAMGNGFNNLYLVRAPQAFQKADKVDPHVVRSLNIAATPLPVAQSLAANPSELDLRVAHYRNHLQQMVRWSAAAKKPLFIGIQPEVTGYGKTQPTAEEVEILNQLGKNYQEQVRTGYDKLATVAAEAAQGSAQAKVMNLYGMFGETGKGGMFLNATNLTDSGNAILAERFYRAIATDLAIKPKPFATSE
- a CDS encoding DUF3370 domain-containing protein, with product MFILPFLVQVPPSPVPQAAPPPATEIVQPQEVRALPGQLDRIPVFNSNSPELVQTEGILLSTFPPRGKQQPAAHLNFPFNGVFDLFAHHVFKAIDPDFSSLYLGIIVYNPGDRPVTLSLLQAASYLSQPDAPFIPLAAQIDNSQGDVYAGPGSRAMSDVLRGRRQDIFPAKLTIAPQSYQMLMNFPIPVASLDPPLNGRSTLLRLQSDGQVHLASLALLARKNADGSDRSPTLEEWQSLLENGGLSSGRDRVPTPLDQAATRPIIYGRVAGVAQGARWQAQVTDSPTATRLTIPAAGKAFSYGLSTLMGGRLGTEQVQSAPMLVRYPDTAYQAHGNYGIEYNLALPLHNSTQQAQTVTVALQTPIKEDELSTDGLRFFDPLPTSTFFRGTVRVSYRDDQGLPRTRYVHLVQRRGQPGEALVTLKMAGGDRRLVQFRLMYPPDATPPQVLTVRTLAE